Proteins from a single region of Fusobacterium gonidiaformans ATCC 25563:
- a CDS encoding DUF448 domain-containing protein: protein MAVERTCIICRKKEEKKTFFRLCQREDKYYWDKTGKAQARGYYVCPSKECLGRLAKHKKIKVEMQDLYEMIKEVERYEKNYIGIFQTMKHSNMLTFGMKMVLEEIEHIHLLIVATDISDKYARQLEEQSSERKIPLEYFGTKEELGKVFGKEEVNVIAVKDKKMARGLVDKMK from the coding sequence ATGGCGGTAGAGAGAACTTGTATTATCTGTCGTAAAAAAGAAGAGAAAAAAACATTTTTCCGTCTTTGCCAGCGGGAAGATAAATATTATTGGGATAAGACAGGAAAGGCTCAAGCGAGAGGATATTACGTTTGTCCTAGCAAAGAATGCCTTGGGCGTCTTGCAAAGCATAAAAAAATAAAAGTAGAAATGCAAGATTTGTATGAAATGATAAAAGAAGTAGAAAGGTATGAAAAAAATTACATTGGAATTTTTCAAACGATGAAACATTCTAATATGCTTACTTTTGGAATGAAAATGGTCTTAGAGGAAATCGAGCATATTCATCTACTTATTGTGGCGACAGATATTTCTGACAAATATGCAAGACAATTAGAAGAACAGTCCAGTGAAAGAAAGATTCCTCTAGAATATTTTGGAACGAAAGAAGAATTGGGAAAAGTATTTGGAAAAGAGGAAGTCAATGTAATCGCTGTGAAAGACAAGAAGATGGCAAGAGGACTCGTAGATAAGATGAAATAA
- the nusA gene encoding transcription termination factor NusA, with protein sequence MTNKDARAFLEALDELEKEKGIEKESLLQAVEQALLTAYKKNYGDEENVEVVIDRENGDVKVYEVKTVVTEEDLYDAALEISLEEAKKISRRAKLGEEVRIEVDCESFRRNAIQNGKQIVIQKVREAERENIYDRFKAQEGEILTGIIRRIDERKNVFIEFGGIETILTAGEQCVSDRYKVGNRIKVYLVEVEKTNKFPKIVISRRHEGLLRKLFELEIPEISSGAIEIKAVAREAGSRAKVAVYSELPNIDIVGACIGQKRARIKNIVDELGGEKIDIVIWKENMEEFVSAVLSPAKVNSVELLEDGETARVLVDESQLSLAIGKSGQNARLAAKLTGMRVDIKVANAELED encoded by the coding sequence ATGACAAATAAGGATGCAAGAGCTTTTTTAGAAGCATTGGATGAATTGGAAAAAGAAAAGGGAATTGAAAAAGAGAGTTTACTTCAAGCAGTAGAACAAGCACTTTTGACTGCCTATAAGAAAAATTATGGGGATGAAGAAAATGTTGAAGTAGTGATTGACCGAGAAAACGGAGATGTAAAAGTTTACGAAGTCAAGACAGTTGTGACAGAAGAAGATTTGTATGATGCTGCTCTTGAAATTTCTTTGGAAGAAGCAAAGAAAATTTCTAGAAGAGCAAAATTGGGAGAGGAAGTTCGTATTGAAGTGGATTGTGAATCTTTCCGAAGAAATGCAATTCAAAATGGAAAACAAATCGTAATTCAAAAAGTAAGAGAAGCGGAAAGAGAAAATATTTACGATAGGTTCAAAGCTCAAGAAGGAGAAATTTTAACTGGAATCATTCGAAGAATTGATGAAAGAAAAAATGTTTTTATTGAGTTTGGAGGAATCGAAACGATTTTAACCGCTGGAGAACAATGTGTTTCTGATCGATATAAAGTAGGAAACCGAATTAAAGTTTATTTAGTAGAGGTGGAAAAAACAAATAAATTTCCCAAAATTGTAATTTCTAGAAGACATGAAGGATTACTTCGAAAATTATTTGAATTAGAAATTCCTGAAATTTCGTCAGGAGCCATTGAAATTAAAGCGGTGGCTAGAGAAGCCGGATCGAGAGCGAAGGTGGCGGTATATTCAGAGCTTCCTAATATTGATATTGTAGGAGCTTGTATCGGGCAAAAACGAGCAAGAATTAAAAATATTGTCGATGAATTAGGTGGAGAAAAAATTGATATTGTCATTTGGAAGGAAAATATGGAAGAATTTGTCTCTGCGGTATTGAGTCCGGCAAAAGTCAATAGTGTGGAATTGTTAGAAGATGGAGAAACCGCAAGAGTGTTGGTTGATGAATCTCAATTATCTCTAGCCATTGGAAAAAGCGGCCAAAATGCAAGACTTGCTGCGAAATTAACAGGAATGAGAGTAGATATTAAGGTAGCAAACGCTGAATTGGAAGACTAA
- the rimP gene encoding ribosome maturation factor RimP, with translation MESVVQKIEKIVIPAAEELGLSLVDVEYMQDGGYWYVRVYVEKLEGDVNLEDCASLSGKIEDAVDQLIDKKFFLEVSSPGIERPLKKESDFIRFTGEKIFVALKHKLNEKRNIEGILRAYENQTLLLEVDGEELQIPFSEVKKSHLVFDFDEF, from the coding sequence GTGGAAAGTGTGGTACAAAAAATAGAAAAGATTGTTATCCCAGCAGCAGAAGAATTAGGACTTAGTCTTGTTGATGTAGAATATATGCAAGATGGGGGATATTGGTATGTAAGAGTTTATGTAGAAAAATTAGAGGGAGATGTCAACTTAGAAGATTGTGCATCTTTAAGTGGAAAAATTGAAGATGCAGTCGATCAACTCATTGATAAAAAATTCTTTTTAGAAGTATCTTCTCCTGGAATTGAAAGACCGTTGAAAAAAGAAAGTGATTTTATACGTTTTACAGGAGAAAAGATTTTTGTAGCTTTGAAGCATAAGTTGAACGAAAAAAGAAATATAGAGGGAATTCTACGAGCTTACGAAAACCAAACTCTCTTATTGGAAGTAGATGGCGAAGAACTTCAGATTCCTTTTTCTGAAGTAAAGAAGTCTCATCTTGTCTTTGACTTTGATGAATTTTAG
- the glmS gene encoding methylaspartate mutase subunit S, giving the protein MQSQNYKILIGVIGEDIHETGNKIIAQILEHDGFEVINLGIQVSPSSFVEHAKKDDVTAIIVSSLYGKAKEDCKHLMKLFQEDSLFHPPIYLGGYLASPQENWKEVENFFLNLGFTRVYKPGTPIEKTIADLREDLMIPYETF; this is encoded by the coding sequence ATGCAGTCACAAAATTATAAAATTTTAATTGGTGTCATTGGTGAAGATATTCATGAAACAGGAAATAAAATCATAGCTCAAATTTTAGAACATGATGGTTTTGAAGTCATCAATTTAGGTATTCAGGTTTCCCCTTCTTCTTTTGTAGAGCATGCAAAAAAAGATGACGTTACCGCCATCATTGTTTCTTCTCTCTATGGAAAGGCAAAAGAGGATTGTAAACATTTAATGAAACTATTCCAAGAAGATAGTCTTTTCCATCCACCTATCTATTTAGGAGGGTATCTAGCTTCTCCACAAGAAAACTGGAAAGAGGTGGAAAACTTCTTTTTGAATTTAGGTTTTACTCGAGTTTACAAACCAGGAACCCCGATTGAAAAAACCATTGCCGATTTACGAGAGGATTTGATGATCCCCTATGAAACTTTTTAA
- a CDS encoding YeiH family protein — protein sequence MNVQKIVPGLLLSILIAMISQFLIKLPAFSTLGAALIAILLGMILGNTVCKKSFYDEGTKFSEKRLLEYSIVLNGLILDIIVMKQVGLQGIGFIICLMFLTIGIAYIISRKFGFGKKFSLLMGAGNAVCGSSAIGTVAPILEADSKDKGISITCVNVLGTILMIALPVLSSILYSSDTLLTSALIGGTVQSIGQVIASAKLVNDSVVEMSTIFKLIRVLLLVGIALMFDMLNLEEGKPLFSLKLSKMEGNKKRTKVGIPWFILAFLFCFLLRSTGYIPAPVLFWAKKISTQFEIIALAAIGLRVKFSDILKEGVKAFGVSLLIGLSQVIFALGLIKVFF from the coding sequence ATGAACGTACAAAAAATAGTACCTGGTTTGCTACTAAGTATTTTGATTGCTATGATTAGTCAATTCTTAATAAAACTACCAGCTTTTTCCACTTTAGGAGCGGCACTTATTGCGATTTTATTGGGAATGATATTGGGAAACACTGTTTGTAAAAAAAGTTTTTATGATGAAGGAACAAAATTTTCAGAAAAAAGACTTTTAGAGTATTCTATTGTTTTAAATGGGCTTATTTTAGATATTATTGTGATGAAACAAGTTGGTCTACAAGGAATAGGATTTATTATTTGCCTGATGTTTCTTACTATTGGGATTGCTTATATTATCAGTAGAAAGTTTGGCTTTGGAAAGAAATTTTCTTTACTTATGGGAGCAGGGAATGCGGTATGTGGATCTTCTGCTATTGGAACAGTAGCCCCGATTTTAGAAGCGGATAGTAAGGATAAAGGAATTTCTATTACTTGTGTTAATGTATTAGGAACTATTTTAATGATAGCTCTTCCAGTGTTGTCTTCCATTCTTTATTCTTCGGATACTTTATTGACTTCTGCTTTGATTGGAGGAACGGTACAATCAATAGGACAGGTGATTGCTTCTGCTAAATTAGTAAACGATTCTGTGGTAGAAATGTCTACTATTTTTAAATTAATTCGTGTCTTACTTTTAGTGGGAATTGCCTTGATGTTTGATATGTTAAATTTGGAGGAAGGAAAACCTTTATTTTCTTTGAAACTCTCTAAAATGGAGGGAAATAAAAAAAGAACCAAAGTAGGAATTCCTTGGTTCATTCTTGCGTTTTTATTTTGTTTTTTATTAAGAAGCACAGGATATATTCCTGCTCCTGTCTTATTCTGGGCTAAAAAAATCAGTACACAATTTGAAATTATTGCCCTAGCTGCCATTGGGCTTCGAGTAAAATTTTCAGACATTTTAAAAGAAGGGGTAAAAGCTTTCGGTGTTAGCTTATTGATTGGACTTAGCCAAGTGATCTTTGCTTTGGGACTTATTAAAGTATTTTTTTAG
- a CDS encoding (deoxy)nucleoside triphosphate pyrophosphohydrolase, translating to MKKHLQVVGAMLVNKEGRILSTLRPLGKKLGNYWEFPGGKVEPGETKEEAVVREILEELDCHIEVEKEVGENTLDYGDVIITLTVFQCRMKDEVTVKEHDAFVWIKPENLLSLVWAPVDIPILEKIVEEKKGE from the coding sequence ATGAAGAAACATTTACAAGTTGTAGGAGCTATGTTGGTGAATAAAGAGGGAAGAATTTTATCCACCCTACGTCCTCTTGGGAAAAAGTTAGGAAATTATTGGGAATTTCCAGGGGGAAAAGTAGAGCCGGGAGAAACAAAAGAAGAAGCCGTTGTTCGTGAAATTTTGGAAGAATTGGATTGTCATATAGAAGTAGAAAAAGAAGTAGGAGAAAATACCTTAGACTATGGAGATGTGATTATTACTTTAACGGTATTCCAATGTCGTATGAAGGATGAAGTAACAGTGAAAGAACACGATGCTTTTGTATGGATAAAACCTGAAAATTTACTTTCTTTGGTCTGGGCACCTGTGGATATTCCTATTTTAGAAAAGATTGTAGAAGAAAAGAAAGGAGAATAA
- the panF gene encoding sodium/pantothenate symporter: MLVSIPILLYLLLMLYIAFRVNKKKRNSNNFAEEYYIGSRDMGGVVLAMTIIATYVGASSFIGGPGVAYKLGLGWVLLACIQVPTAFFTLGILGKKLGILSRKLNAVTLLDVIRARYQSDIVVILSALMLLIFFLGSVVAQFVGGARLFESVTGAPYIVGLILFSVVVITYTTIGGFRAVALTDAIQGFVMLFATFILFWIILKKGNGMENIMRTIADINPDLLRPDSGGNIAKPFILSFWILVGVGLLGLPATTVRCMGFKDTKALHQAMVIGTSVVGLLMLGMHLVGVMGLAIEPNVEVGDKIIPILALNHLHPILAGVFIGGPLAAIMSTVDSLLIISSSTIIKDLYLHYVEKDAGEAKIKKLSTYCSLGFGVLVFLLAVRPPELLVWINLFALAGQEALFFAPILFGLYWRKANSFGAIASMLAGVSTYLYTTIMKTPIFGMHAVVPALLISVIAFITGSFFGKAPEQKTLKIFFED, from the coding sequence ATGCTAGTATCCATTCCTATATTATTATACTTATTGTTGATGTTATATATTGCCTTTCGAGTCAATAAGAAAAAAAGAAACTCAAATAACTTTGCGGAAGAATATTATATTGGAAGTCGTGACATGGGTGGAGTTGTCCTAGCGATGACAATTATTGCAACCTATGTAGGAGCGAGTTCTTTTATTGGGGGTCCTGGGGTCGCTTATAAATTAGGATTAGGTTGGGTATTGTTAGCTTGTATTCAAGTACCGACAGCCTTTTTTACCCTAGGAATTTTGGGGAAAAAATTAGGGATTTTATCTCGAAAATTAAATGCAGTAACTTTATTGGATGTGATTCGAGCAAGATATCAAAGTGATATTGTAGTTATTTTAAGTGCTTTGATGTTGTTAATTTTCTTTTTAGGATCAGTTGTCGCTCAATTCGTGGGGGGAGCTAGATTATTTGAATCTGTAACGGGAGCTCCTTACATTGTAGGTCTCATTCTTTTTTCCGTGGTGGTTATAACTTATACTACAATTGGAGGATTTCGTGCCGTTGCTTTGACGGACGCCATTCAAGGTTTTGTGATGTTATTTGCGACTTTCATCCTATTTTGGATTATTCTAAAAAAAGGGAATGGAATGGAAAATATTATGAGAACCATTGCTGATATTAATCCAGATTTATTACGACCGGATTCCGGAGGGAATATTGCCAAGCCATTTATTTTATCTTTCTGGATTTTAGTGGGAGTTGGACTTTTAGGATTGCCAGCTACCACAGTGAGATGTATGGGATTTAAAGATACCAAAGCCTTGCATCAAGCGATGGTGATAGGAACTTCTGTGGTGGGACTTTTAATGTTAGGAATGCACTTAGTAGGAGTTATGGGACTTGCTATTGAGCCAAACGTAGAAGTGGGAGATAAAATTATTCCTATTTTAGCTTTAAATCATCTTCACCCTATTTTAGCTGGAGTTTTTATCGGTGGACCTTTAGCAGCCATTATGTCAACGGTGGATTCTTTATTGATTATCAGCTCCTCGACAATTATCAAAGATCTATATTTACATTATGTAGAAAAAGATGCAGGAGAAGCTAAGATAAAAAAATTATCGACTTATTGTTCTTTAGGTTTTGGAGTTTTAGTTTTCTTATTAGCGGTTCGTCCACCTGAATTATTAGTATGGATTAACTTGTTTGCTTTAGCAGGACAAGAGGCTTTGTTCTTTGCACCTATTTTATTTGGTTTATATTGGAGGAAGGCGAATTCTTTCGGAGCGATTGCTTCTATGCTTGCAGGAGTAAGTACTTATTTATACACTACGATTATGAAAACACCAATCTTTGGAATGCATGCAGTTGTTCCTGCCTTACTCATTTCTGTGATTGCCTTTATCACAGGAAGTTTTTTTGGAAAAGCTCCAGAGCAAAAAACTCTTAAAATATTTTTTGAAGATTGA
- a CDS encoding YhdT family protein, which produces MKSKRKQINKEALLTVGMYLVYFVWWYYFAYCFGEEEVSQYHYILGLPEWFFYSCVLGLVVMNVLVFFVIKFFFQDMDLEEEDKKC; this is translated from the coding sequence ATGAAGAGCAAAAGGAAACAGATCAATAAGGAAGCACTCTTGACAGTTGGGATGTATCTTGTATATTTTGTATGGTGGTACTATTTTGCCTACTGTTTTGGGGAAGAAGAAGTAAGTCAATATCATTATATTTTAGGTTTACCGGAATGGTTTTTCTATTCTTGTGTGCTAGGTTTAGTGGTGATGAACGTGTTGGTATTTTTTGTCATCAAATTTTTCTTTCAAGATATGGACTTAGAAGAGGAGGACAAAAAATGCTAG
- a CDS encoding type III pantothenate kinase, whose translation MIFLIDVGNTNIVIGISDGEKIINTLRTETIKEKDFDYVPVLKDLLCQKEKIRKVEGSILSSVVPEVTKKLMEAIKSIYKVDTLLVDEIIDESLNIQIDSPEKLGMDLKVDAVAALKKYPSPQLIFDLGTATTCSVLDENSCYIGGAIIPGLKVSLNALIEATSQLPMIDCSIPIAEYIGKNTQDCMRIGALCGHALMLEGFVREIQKKFSKPLHIALTGGLSTIVSQHMNIETTFDPYLTLEGLLYLYQDFHKMGGNNEEQKETDQ comes from the coding sequence ATGATTTTTTTAATTGATGTGGGCAATACCAATATTGTTATTGGAATATCAGATGGAGAAAAAATAATTAATACGTTACGTACGGAAACAATCAAAGAAAAAGATTTTGATTATGTGCCTGTGTTAAAAGATTTATTATGTCAAAAGGAAAAAATTAGAAAAGTAGAGGGCTCTATTTTATCTTCTGTCGTTCCTGAAGTGACTAAAAAATTGATGGAAGCCATTAAAAGTATTTATAAGGTGGATACTCTTTTAGTAGATGAGATTATTGATGAGTCTTTAAATATTCAAATTGACAGTCCTGAAAAATTAGGTATGGATTTAAAAGTAGATGCTGTGGCGGCTCTTAAAAAATATCCATCGCCTCAACTTATTTTTGATTTAGGGACGGCTACGACTTGTTCTGTCTTAGATGAAAATAGCTGCTATATTGGAGGAGCAATTATTCCCGGACTGAAAGTATCTTTAAATGCTTTAATTGAGGCAACTTCACAGCTACCTATGATTGATTGTAGTATTCCGATCGCAGAATACATTGGGAAGAATACACAGGATTGTATGAGAATAGGAGCTCTTTGTGGACATGCTTTGATGTTAGAGGGATTTGTCCGAGAAATTCAAAAGAAGTTTAGCAAACCACTTCATATTGCATTGACAGGTGGGCTATCTACCATAGTAAGTCAACATATGAATATAGAAACAACATTTGATCCGTACTTAACCTTAGAAGGTTTACTATATTTATATCAAGATTTTCATAAGATGGGAGGAAACAATGAAGAGCAAAAGGAAACAGATCAATAA
- a CDS encoding ABC transporter ATP-binding protein produces MEEGTIMLDFENVSKDYGEKAILKNVSFSVKKGEIFGILGQSGAGKSTIGKLLLQMIEKTEGKILFEGKELKEVSRREIQTVFQDPYSSLNPSLTVGQILEEPLLANGIKDKSERRKKVIETLYKVGLLESDTEKYPSELSGGQRQRVCIAGAIILSPKLIVCDEPIASLDLAIQEQILQLIYRINQEEGITFIFISHNLPAIYRIADRILLLYQGEVQEIQNVLDFFYHPKSEYGKKFLQNTKAIENHIEKKAV; encoded by the coding sequence ATGGAGGAGGGAACGATAATGTTGGATTTTGAAAACGTTTCAAAAGATTATGGGGAAAAAGCAATTTTAAAAAATGTTTCCTTTTCTGTGAAAAAGGGAGAAATTTTTGGAATTTTAGGGCAATCAGGAGCAGGAAAATCTACCATTGGAAAGTTACTTTTACAGATGATTGAGAAAACAGAAGGGAAGATTTTATTTGAAGGAAAAGAGTTAAAAGAAGTGAGTCGTAGAGAAATCCAGACAGTGTTTCAAGACCCTTATAGTTCTCTGAATCCTAGCTTGACGGTTGGTCAGATTTTAGAAGAACCTTTATTAGCAAATGGAATCAAAGATAAATCAGAAAGAAGAAAAAAAGTAATCGAAACTTTATATAAAGTTGGTTTATTAGAAAGTGATACAGAAAAATATCCTTCCGAATTATCAGGAGGGCAAAGACAAAGAGTATGTATTGCAGGAGCCATTATCTTATCACCAAAATTGATTGTTTGTGATGAACCCATTGCCTCTTTGGATTTAGCAATTCAAGAACAGATTTTACAATTAATTTATCGAATTAACCAAGAAGAAGGCATCACTTTTATTTTCATTTCCCATAATTTACCGGCAATCTATCGAATTGCAGATAGAATATTATTGCTATATCAAGGGGAAGTACAGGAAATACAAAATGTGTTGGATTTCTTTTATCACCCGAAAAGTGAGTATGGAAAAAAATTTTTACAAAATACAAAAGCAATCGAAAATCATATAGAGAAAAAAGCAGTATAA
- a CDS encoding dipeptide/oligopeptide/nickel ABC transporter ATP-binding protein, translated as MELLHVENLNLWIREKPLLQQISISISDGEIVGLVGESGSGKTLFTKCILGTLPESANLYYDRFEVKAELGAVFQNAFTSLNPTMKIEKQLRHLYLSQYGNDIGWKEKVEELLEKVGLDKNRNVLKKYPHELSGGEQQRVVIVGALLGEPKFLIADEVTTALDVQTKQEIIHLFQTLRDDLGIAILFITHDISLLQNFATKMYVMYQGELVDKEHPYGKKLFQLSQNIWRRER; from the coding sequence ATGGAATTATTACATGTAGAAAATTTAAATCTTTGGATTCGAGAGAAACCGCTATTGCAACAAATTAGTATTTCTATTTCTGATGGAGAAATTGTTGGTTTGGTTGGAGAATCCGGAAGCGGAAAAACATTGTTTACTAAATGTATTTTAGGAACTTTGCCGGAATCAGCTAATTTATATTACGATCGTTTTGAAGTGAAAGCCGAATTAGGAGCTGTTTTTCAAAATGCTTTTACTTCTTTAAATCCCACGATGAAAATTGAAAAACAATTAAGACATCTTTATCTTTCTCAATATGGGAATGATATTGGATGGAAAGAAAAAGTCGAGGAATTATTAGAAAAAGTTGGCTTGGATAAAAATCGAAATGTACTGAAGAAATATCCTCATGAATTGAGTGGAGGAGAACAGCAAAGAGTGGTTATTGTTGGAGCTTTACTAGGAGAACCTAAGTTTTTAATCGCGGACGAAGTAACCACTGCTTTGGATGTGCAAACAAAGCAGGAGATTATTCATCTATTTCAAACATTGCGAGATGATTTGGGAATTGCCATTCTTTTTATTACTCATGACATTTCTTTATTACAAAATTTTGCAACAAAGATGTATGTTATGTATCAAGGGGAATTAGTGGATAAGGAGCATCCTTATGGAAAAAAGTTATTTCAACTTTCTCAAAATATATGGAGGAGGGAACGATAA
- a CDS encoding ABC transporter permease, with translation MEKKTKKFLAFFLGIFLLLAISAYHNPYQVSENLTLARPSVEHILGTDNLGRDIFSRLLIGSFYSVSIAFLAVLLASILGSFLGGIAGYFEGYLDETLLFFSETLMSIPAILITLGIIVIFRAGFYSITLAIFILYTPRCINFVRALVKQEKHKNYIKMAKIYGVGHFRILFRHIGPNIFLPILVNFSTNFAGAILTEAGLGYLGFGIQPPYPTLGNMLNQSQSYFLTAPWFTIAPGFVIVVLVYQMNQIAKKYQEKK, from the coding sequence ATGGAGAAAAAAACAAAAAAATTTTTAGCTTTTTTTCTAGGAATTTTTCTTCTTTTGGCTATCTCAGCCTATCATAATCCCTATCAGGTTTCAGAAAACTTGACTTTAGCAAGACCAAGTGTAGAACATATTTTAGGAACCGATAATTTAGGGAGAGATATTTTTAGTCGTTTGTTGATAGGAAGTTTTTATAGTGTTAGTATTGCTTTTCTGGCAGTCTTATTGGCTAGTATTTTAGGAAGTTTTTTAGGAGGAATTGCTGGCTACTTTGAGGGGTATCTTGATGAAACTTTGCTATTTTTTTCAGAAACCTTAATGTCTATTCCAGCTATTTTGATTACTTTAGGAATTATTGTAATATTTCGTGCCGGATTTTATTCTATTACCTTAGCAATTTTTATTTTATACACTCCTAGATGCATTAACTTTGTGAGAGCTTTGGTAAAGCAGGAAAAACATAAAAACTATATTAAAATGGCAAAAATTTATGGAGTGGGTCATTTTCGTATTTTATTTCGTCATATCGGTCCTAATATTTTTTTACCAATTTTAGTCAATTTTTCTACCAATTTTGCGGGAGCTATTTTAACGGAAGCAGGTTTAGGATATTTAGGTTTTGGGATTCAACCACCCTATCCGACTTTAGGAAATATGTTGAATCAATCACAGTCTTATTTTTTAACGGCTCCTTGGTTTACCATAGCACCGGGATTTGTGATTGTTGTTCTAGTCTACCAAATGAATCAAATTGCAAAAAAATATCAGGAGAAGAAATAG
- a CDS encoding ABC transporter permease, with product MYYIKKGIRMILSIFFIGTCSFCLLEWIPGDPATAILGVEASAKDIENLRQQLGLDLSFGERYWNWIYGAFHGNLGTSFKYGESVSKLILERLPLTLSIAIFSIVLVFLVSIPFAFALHNIKNKKIRNFWESILGIFISIPSFWLGILFMYFFGIILRWTSTGYNDSYRSLVLPCCIIAIPKIGWITMHLYANLYKELREEYIKYFYSNGMKKRYLNLYILKNAILPIVPLTGMMLLELVTGVVIIEQIFSIPGIGRLLVSSVFTRDIPLVQGLIFYTSTFLVLMNFGIDILYSLIDPRIRLGE from the coding sequence ATGTACTATATCAAAAAAGGGATAAGAATGATACTAAGTATCTTTTTTATCGGAACTTGTTCTTTTTGTTTGTTGGAATGGATCCCCGGAGATCCTGCCACGGCCATTTTAGGAGTGGAAGCAAGTGCGAAGGACATTGAAAATTTAAGACAACAATTAGGTTTGGATTTAAGCTTTGGAGAGAGGTATTGGAATTGGATTTATGGAGCTTTTCATGGAAATTTAGGAACTTCTTTTAAATATGGAGAGTCTGTGAGTAAACTCATTTTAGAACGTTTGCCTTTGACTCTTAGTATTGCAATTTTTTCGATTGTTCTTGTTTTTCTTGTTTCGATTCCTTTTGCTTTTGCTTTGCATAATATTAAGAATAAAAAAATACGGAATTTTTGGGAAAGTATTTTAGGAATTTTTATTTCTATTCCTTCTTTTTGGTTGGGTATTTTATTCATGTATTTCTTTGGGATTATCTTACGATGGACTTCGACAGGATATAATGATAGTTATCGTTCTTTAGTTTTACCTTGTTGCATTATTGCAATTCCAAAAATTGGCTGGATTACGATGCATCTTTATGCAAATCTGTACAAAGAGTTGAGAGAGGAATATATTAAATATTTTTATTCCAATGGAATGAAAAAAAGATATTTGAATTTATATATTCTGAAAAATGCAATTTTACCAATTGTTCCTCTAACAGGGATGATGTTATTAGAGTTAGTCACCGGTGTTGTTATTATTGAGCAGATTTTTTCTATTCCGGGAATTGGAAGATTGCTAGTGAGCTCTGTGTTTACGAGAGATATTCCTCTTGTGCAAGGCTTAATTTTCTATACCTCTACTTTTTTGGTGTTGATGAATTTTGGAATTGATATTTTGTATTCGTTGATTGATCCACGAATACGTTTAGGAGAGTGA